A section of the Paenibacillus aurantius genome encodes:
- a CDS encoding ABC transporter permease, with product MEEGQALMELTRETTMRTRSRRNYRWDRYKYYYLLLLPAMVYFLVFQYAPMFGIVIAFKEYRIVDGIFGSPWAGLKWFERLFSAQDFWIALRNTLIISCYKLLFVFPVPIVLALFLNEIWNVRFKRWIQTIIYFPHFVSWVILAGILHALFSSSTGILSAIGISVSPMMQPEMFRGMLVATEIWKEAGWGTVIYLAAIAGINPELYEAAKIDGASRWQEMFRITLPSIGGTILILLILKMGHILNAGFDQIFVLYHALVYQVADILDTYVYRVGLSMGRFPLAAAAGLFKSAVSLVLILLTNTIVRRMGGSGLW from the coding sequence GTGGAAGAAGGGCAAGCGCTGATGGAATTGACAAGAGAGACAACGATGCGAACGAGGTCCCGCCGGAATTACCGGTGGGACCGTTACAAATATTATTATTTGCTGCTGCTGCCCGCTATGGTCTACTTTCTTGTTTTCCAATATGCACCGATGTTCGGAATCGTGATTGCGTTCAAGGAGTATCGAATTGTCGACGGCATTTTCGGCAGTCCCTGGGCGGGGCTGAAATGGTTCGAACGGCTATTTTCGGCCCAGGACTTCTGGATCGCTCTGCGCAATACGTTAATTATCAGCTGCTACAAACTGCTTTTCGTCTTCCCGGTTCCCATCGTCCTCGCCTTGTTTTTGAATGAAATATGGAATGTGAGATTTAAGCGATGGATCCAGACCATCATTTATTTCCCGCACTTTGTGTCCTGGGTTATCCTTGCGGGAATTCTGCACGCCTTATTTTCTTCCTCGACAGGCATATTAAGCGCGATCGGCATCAGCGTTTCGCCCATGATGCAGCCGGAGATGTTCCGCGGCATGCTGGTCGCGACGGAAATTTGGAAAGAAGCGGGCTGGGGAACCGTTATTTATTTGGCGGCCATCGCGGGAATTAATCCTGAGCTGTACGAGGCGGCTAAGATCGACGGGGCAAGCCGCTGGCAGGAAATGTTCAGAATTACCCTGCCCTCCATCGGCGGGACCATCCTTATCCTGCTTATTTTGAAAATGGGCCATATCCTGAACGCCGGCTTCGATCAGATTTTTGTACTGTACCATGCGCTGGTTTACCAAGTGGCCGACATTCTGGACACATACGTGTACCGCGTCGGATTATCGATGGGCCGTTTCCCGCTCGCGGCGGCGGCGGGGCTGTTCAAGTCGGCCGTCAGCCTGGTTCTTATTCTGCTTACCAACACCATTGTGCGCCGTATGGGCGGGTCGGGATTATGGTAG
- a CDS encoding extracellular solute-binding protein produces MKHVRRTVPVLLTLMLGPVLAAGCQSKSSNPAPSSSTDAKQPVTYKIYMNRGEVNYPEDGGEGKKLMLEGLNKAGISGVDFKVSLTGGQEYFTKLNLMIASGDVPDYFSVDLPTMTKLAGEGLIMPLDDMLKKMPNASKYYKPQDLQAGMVNGKIYAFPDAIRPEPFNGQNVNGFVGRLDWLKKIGAGEPKTLDQLYDVLKAFTMNDPDGNGKKDTYGLGGTKPGAFGSVSGFDGIFGAFGVAPSFWHERNGTIKMGMVLPETKQALTLLQKWYKEGLIDPEFPVTTDKQLDEKMTNSKVGIVGKNAWLVQPTNSASYKALQKLVPGAELGVIVPPTGPGGSGWPEASPGGGGLKAVSAKVKDPDRLAKLLDWITNDQPEGGFFLTAYGIEGKDYTFDKANNRITQTTDATALSGRGLSNPVQFIKVVDRRWSPQVTLDALQKTNEHTMKNALWTTLPAQLDYPDLGKLWEEYFIKIVTGEFSVDKWDEFVQKYYSQGGKEIEQEANAEWKKGKR; encoded by the coding sequence ATGAAGCATGTTCGGAGAACCGTTCCGGTTCTGCTTACCTTGATGCTCGGACCCGTTCTCGCGGCCGGGTGCCAAAGCAAATCCTCGAATCCCGCTCCCTCATCGAGCACGGATGCGAAACAGCCGGTGACGTACAAAATTTATATGAACCGGGGCGAGGTCAATTACCCGGAGGACGGCGGGGAAGGCAAGAAGCTGATGCTCGAAGGCTTGAATAAAGCGGGAATTAGCGGAGTCGATTTTAAAGTATCGCTCACGGGCGGCCAGGAATATTTCACCAAGCTGAACCTGATGATCGCTTCCGGCGATGTTCCGGATTACTTCAGTGTCGATTTGCCGACGATGACCAAACTGGCCGGAGAAGGCTTGATCATGCCGCTGGACGACATGCTGAAAAAGATGCCCAATGCCAGCAAATACTACAAGCCGCAGGATTTGCAGGCCGGCATGGTCAACGGCAAAATTTACGCTTTTCCGGACGCCATTCGGCCGGAGCCTTTTAACGGCCAGAATGTAAACGGCTTCGTCGGAAGGCTCGACTGGCTGAAAAAAATCGGAGCGGGCGAGCCGAAAACATTGGATCAGCTGTACGATGTCCTGAAAGCGTTCACGATGAACGATCCGGACGGCAACGGCAAGAAGGACACGTACGGGTTGGGTGGCACCAAGCCCGGCGCATTCGGATCTGTCTCCGGCTTCGACGGCATTTTCGGCGCATTCGGCGTGGCGCCCAGCTTCTGGCACGAAAGAAACGGCACGATCAAAATGGGGATGGTGCTGCCGGAAACGAAGCAGGCTCTTACCCTTTTGCAGAAATGGTACAAGGAAGGCTTGATCGATCCGGAGTTTCCGGTCACAACGGATAAGCAGCTGGATGAGAAGATGACGAACTCGAAGGTCGGAATCGTCGGCAAAAACGCCTGGCTGGTTCAGCCGACCAACAGCGCAAGCTACAAAGCCCTGCAGAAGCTGGTACCGGGTGCCGAGCTCGGCGTCATCGTTCCCCCGACCGGACCGGGGGGAAGCGGCTGGCCGGAGGCAAGTCCCGGAGGCGGCGGCTTGAAGGCGGTTTCCGCCAAGGTGAAGGATCCCGATCGCCTGGCCAAGCTGCTCGACTGGATTACCAATGACCAGCCGGAGGGGGGATTTTTCCTGACGGCGTACGGAATCGAAGGCAAGGACTATACGTTCGACAAGGCGAACAACCGCATTACCCAAACGACGGATGCGACTGCGTTATCGGGCCGCGGCTTATCCAACCCGGTTCAATTCATCAAAGTCGTGGACCGGCGCTGGAGTCCCCAGGTAACGCTTGACGCCCTGCAGAAAACAAATGAGCACACGATGAAAAACGCTTTGTGGACGACGCTGCCCGCCCAGCTGGATTATCCCGACCTCGGCAAGCTGTGGGAAGAGTATTTTATCAAGATCGTAACCGGAGAATTTTCGGTGGACAAATGGGATGAATTTGTTCAGAAGTATTACAGCCAGGGCGGCAAGGAGATCGAGCAGGAGGCAAACGCCGAGTGGAAGAAGGGCAAGCGCTGA
- a CDS encoding carbohydrate ABC transporter permease has protein sequence MNFAKHRWGLFHWFNGIFFLLFATATFYPLWHEISVSLSSPEGAARGGFFFLPREINGEAYQTVLDSPYIWRAYTNSAFITMTGTILSTFLTACTAYPLVIRGLPAKRSITLAILFTMLFSGGMIPAYLLVKSLGLVNTLWAVIIPSAISAYNVLVMRSFFETLPYELEESAMMDGANPIVTFCLIILPLSTPVLATIALWEAVGLWNNFLQSLIYLNDKSLYTLPLLLRDIINGQQAAMQSGEFSKTSTDSVIAATVILTILPILCIYPFLQKYFTKGVMIGAIKS, from the coding sequence ATGAATTTCGCTAAGCACAGATGGGGACTTTTTCATTGGTTCAACGGGATCTTTTTTCTGCTGTTCGCCACGGCGACTTTTTATCCGCTCTGGCATGAGATTTCGGTTTCGTTAAGCTCTCCGGAAGGCGCGGCAAGAGGAGGATTCTTTTTTTTGCCGAGGGAGATCAACGGGGAAGCCTATCAGACGGTGCTGGATTCCCCGTATATTTGGAGGGCCTACACGAACTCCGCCTTTATCACGATGACGGGCACGATCCTTAGCACGTTCCTTACCGCTTGTACGGCGTACCCGCTTGTCATTCGGGGACTTCCCGCCAAACGGTCGATTACTCTCGCCATTTTGTTCACGATGCTATTCAGCGGCGGCATGATTCCCGCCTACCTGCTTGTCAAAAGCCTGGGACTGGTCAATACGCTGTGGGCGGTCATTATTCCATCCGCTATTTCGGCGTACAACGTGCTCGTCATGCGCAGTTTTTTTGAAACGCTGCCTTACGAGCTGGAGGAATCGGCGATGATGGACGGGGCCAATCCTATCGTGACGTTTTGCCTGATTATTTTGCCGCTGTCCACACCGGTCCTCGCCACAATCGCGCTCTGGGAAGCAGTGGGGCTCTGGAACAATTTCCTCCAGTCGCTGATTTACCTGAATGATAAAAGCTTGTATACGCTGCCTCTGCTCCTTAGAGATATCATAAACGGGCAGCAGGCGGCGATGCAAAGCGGCGAATTCTCGAAAACGTCAACGGATTCGGTCATCGCCGCAACCGTGATTCTAACGATCCTTCCGATTCTGTGCATCTATCCGTTCTTGCAGAAGTATTTCACGAAAGGCGTCATGATCGGCGCCATCAAATCTTAA
- a CDS encoding AraC family transcriptional regulator codes for MLWFRKTLLFFFLTVCIPMLTISSIYLFTFSQELQSRYSSSLSMETDRLTDQLDALMKPIERLSWQLTFSSSLDNLLLRTDKANMYDYLKLQTAMRDQASIGGFIQSLYVYFGVSGKVITTDEGLYALQDFFDRSIIQQNQPSGSYQIRNLAFDNFGNRTKEESSVITFQQELPLAGQVKLGRMIINIDLNRFEKALRSVNKSDSGSYFLIDTNTGRVFLKEGDFSGEHGDWHLTNWKRYHKMSDFVTLNGERHFTAYRSINDSWLLVKTLPDLSYRSEFAAKRKSLMLTDLILLLIGFGFAFLFSFIVYSPWRRIFKQYGSHFMPSSPSRIYDESALFGEGVRRLLTENSRIYTTMEQMSPLLRRKLVYDLLNGYAGSDSSIPQMLKTHGIEFPEERYMIGVASYEPGDLKPNEEPESLNLLLFSIIETAFAGLYYTIGTWVEDGRYAFILNVGTETDEKDLNGRLRAECQRINIMLEEQMGITVRFAFSRLLDKVSGISQSYTATRRLLNYRALYYKAEVLFDSEVEASRKHPVFPVSLQHLLVRHVLKGDRSGAEETLELFFTQYIDNGKFPPAKMQETMMVLMGALMNELLKEGYDLEDMEDLPFLFWQDCSDRQELKNFLHARIGRLIDRMNPQEPPKSGNDYVVRTIAIIEQRYMDNLTIADLAGELGLTPNYISRLFKQETGVPPLDYLTRYRINKAKELMLFSKHLTLKEISQQVGYPDVHSFIRFFKKYESVTPGTFRKLEMKP; via the coding sequence ATGCTCTGGTTTCGAAAAACGCTGCTCTTTTTCTTCCTTACGGTTTGTATCCCCATGCTCACGATCAGTTCCATTTATTTGTTCACCTTCTCTCAAGAGCTGCAGTCCCGCTATTCCAGCTCACTAAGTATGGAAACGGACCGGCTGACCGATCAGCTGGATGCTTTAATGAAACCGATCGAGAGGCTGTCGTGGCAGCTGACCTTCTCCAGCAGTTTGGACAATCTTTTGCTGCGCACCGATAAGGCCAACATGTACGACTATTTGAAGCTGCAGACGGCGATGAGGGACCAAGCTTCGATAGGCGGATTCATACAATCCCTATATGTGTACTTTGGGGTAAGCGGCAAAGTGATAACGACGGATGAGGGGCTGTATGCGTTACAGGATTTTTTCGATAGGAGCATCATCCAACAGAATCAGCCCAGTGGCTCTTATCAGATCCGGAATCTTGCTTTCGATAATTTCGGGAACCGGACGAAAGAAGAGAGTTCCGTCATCACGTTCCAGCAGGAGCTTCCGCTAGCCGGTCAGGTAAAGCTTGGACGTATGATTATCAATATTGACCTGAACCGGTTCGAAAAGGCCCTTCGCAGCGTCAATAAGTCCGACTCCGGCTCGTATTTTCTGATAGACACGAACACCGGCCGGGTTTTTTTGAAAGAGGGCGATTTTTCGGGGGAGCATGGCGACTGGCATCTGACGAATTGGAAGCGTTATCACAAGATGAGCGATTTCGTCACGCTGAACGGCGAGCGGCACTTTACCGCTTACCGCAGCATCAACGATTCCTGGCTTCTCGTGAAAACCTTACCTGATCTGTCCTATAGGTCGGAATTTGCCGCCAAACGGAAGTCCCTTATGCTGACGGACCTGATCCTATTGCTGATCGGGTTTGGTTTCGCTTTTTTGTTCTCCTTTATCGTCTATTCCCCTTGGCGCCGCATCTTCAAGCAGTACGGCTCGCACTTTATGCCATCGTCCCCAAGCAGGATTTACGACGAATCCGCACTGTTCGGGGAGGGGGTAAGGCGTCTGCTGACGGAGAACAGCCGGATTTACACGACCATGGAGCAGATGTCACCCCTGCTAAGGCGCAAGCTGGTCTATGATCTGCTGAACGGCTATGCGGGCTCGGACTCCTCCATCCCCCAGATGCTCAAAACACACGGTATCGAATTTCCCGAGGAACGCTACATGATCGGCGTCGCTTCCTACGAACCCGGCGACTTGAAACCGAATGAGGAGCCGGAATCGCTTAATCTCCTTTTGTTCAGCATTATTGAGACGGCCTTCGCCGGATTGTATTATACGATTGGGACCTGGGTGGAAGACGGACGGTACGCCTTTATTCTTAATGTGGGGACCGAAACGGATGAGAAGGATTTGAACGGCCGGCTCCGGGCCGAATGCCAGCGTATTAACATAATGCTCGAAGAGCAGATGGGCATAACTGTACGTTTCGCGTTCAGCCGTTTGCTGGATAAGGTAAGCGGAATTTCCCAATCTTACACCGCGACACGACGGCTTTTGAATTATCGGGCCCTGTATTATAAAGCCGAAGTCCTGTTTGACAGCGAGGTGGAAGCAAGCCGCAAGCATCCCGTATTTCCGGTCTCCCTGCAGCATCTTCTCGTCCGCCATGTATTAAAGGGGGACCGCAGCGGCGCAGAAGAGACTTTGGAGCTGTTTTTTACCCAGTATATCGATAATGGCAAATTCCCCCCGGCTAAAATGCAGGAAACCATGATGGTCTTGATGGGAGCCCTCATGAATGAGCTGCTTAAGGAAGGATACGACCTGGAGGATATGGAGGATCTTCCATTCTTGTTCTGGCAGGACTGCAGCGACAGGCAGGAGCTCAAAAACTTTCTCCATGCGCGGATCGGACGTCTCATCGATCGGATGAATCCCCAGGAGCCGCCCAAATCGGGGAACGACTATGTCGTGAGGACCATCGCGATTATCGAACAGCGCTATATGGACAATCTCACCATAGCCGATTTGGCCGGCGAGCTCGGGCTTACCCCGAATTACATCAGCCGCCTGTTCAAGCAGGAGACGGGGGTGCCGCCGCTTGATTATTTGACGCGCTACCGGATTAACAAGGCGAAAGAACTGATGCTTTTTTCCAAGCATTTGACCTTGAAGGAAATCAGCCAGCAGGTTGGCTACCCCGACGTGCACAGCTTCATCCGCTTTTTTAAAAAATACGAGTCCGTTACACCGGGTACCTTCCGCAAGCTGGAGATGAAACCCTGA
- a CDS encoding AraC family transcriptional regulator has product MRMREYQFEYANMWFMEPSSLQQAGGCWIVRAGRNQAKPHYRIGPKRIECYSLHFILEGKLKLKPGEEEEVELEGGDLFCLFPEKTYRYSSVSGDRALQLNWLAINGPQVPQILEALGLKRNKTYLKGVVVPEIRAVLKQLLAQISKSEAYSFMLQSLLFLLLDKLTSTKSFEPACSSSRHDWVSRSMEYMEQHFTEPLSVEQLAQMAGIQRSYFSTAFKERTGLSPAQYLRHLRMEMGVQLLKTTKLSVTEVALSTGYPELFAFSRAFKRHYGISPSEYRD; this is encoded by the coding sequence ATGAGGATGCGGGAATACCAGTTTGAGTATGCGAATATGTGGTTCATGGAGCCATCCTCCCTGCAGCAGGCAGGCGGCTGTTGGATCGTGAGAGCGGGCCGGAACCAGGCGAAGCCCCATTACCGGATCGGACCGAAAAGGATTGAGTGCTATAGTCTTCATTTTATATTGGAAGGAAAGTTGAAGCTGAAACCAGGCGAGGAAGAGGAGGTTGAACTGGAGGGCGGGGACCTCTTTTGTCTTTTTCCCGAAAAAACCTATAGATACAGCTCCGTCTCCGGCGACCGTGCCCTGCAGCTCAATTGGCTGGCTATAAATGGACCCCAGGTGCCTCAAATTCTAGAGGCTCTTGGCTTGAAACGAAACAAGACTTACTTGAAGGGCGTTGTCGTGCCCGAGATCAGGGCGGTACTTAAACAGCTGCTCGCCCAGATCTCTAAGAGCGAAGCCTATTCGTTTATGCTCCAAAGTCTGCTGTTTCTGCTGCTGGACAAGCTTACCTCCACCAAATCTTTTGAACCGGCCTGCTCCTCCTCGCGCCATGATTGGGTTTCCCGGTCAATGGAATATATGGAACAGCATTTTACCGAACCCTTATCTGTGGAGCAGCTGGCCCAAATGGCCGGCATTCAACGCTCTTACTTTTCAACAGCCTTCAAGGAACGGACCGGATTGTCTCCCGCCCAATATTTGCGGCATCTGCGTATGGAAATGGGGGTGCAGCTGCTAAAAACGACGAAATTGTCCGTTACCGAAGTGGCTCTTTCTACGGGATACCCGGAGCTGTTTGCTTTTTCAAGGGCGTTTAAGCGGCATTACGGCATCTCGCCAAGCGAATACCGCGATTGA
- a CDS encoding sulfatase-like hydrolase/transferase, translated as MKKNDREQPNVIVFFTDQQRWDTTGVHGNPLGLTPTFDRMAREGTHLYHTFTCQPVCGPARSCLQTGMYATTTGCFKNAIPLPRERRTLAHYFKQAGYATGYIGKWHLSEKEPVPAEDRGGYEYWLAANLLEFSSDAYSTVLYDNDGKEVKLPGYRVDAQTDAAIRYIDRNQTHPFFLFLSYLEPHHQNHTDNYPAPDGYEEMYTDRWTPPDLKALGGTAPQHLGGYYGMVKRLDEALGRLMDALKSLDLTRKTIVLFTSDHGCHFKTRNGEYKRSAHESSIRIPAAIYGPGFMQGGQVRQLVSLLDIPPTLLDAAGIPVPSDMQGRSVLPLVRREPVEWPEEVLVQISESQVGRAIRTGRWKYGVTAPDLDGWSESHAESYVEELLYDLQADPYELTNLAGWDSYRSVADELQRKLISRMAEAGEPVPEIVPAQSRPAGKRRVSIEELRLKL; from the coding sequence ATGAAGAAAAACGACAGGGAACAGCCAAATGTGATTGTCTTTTTTACAGACCAGCAGCGATGGGACACGACGGGCGTACATGGAAACCCGCTCGGCTTAACCCCAACCTTTGACCGGATGGCGCGGGAAGGAACGCATTTGTACCATACCTTTACTTGTCAGCCGGTTTGCGGCCCGGCCCGTTCCTGTCTTCAGACCGGGATGTACGCCACGACAACCGGCTGCTTTAAAAATGCCATTCCTCTGCCGAGAGAAAGACGAACACTGGCTCATTATTTTAAACAAGCCGGATACGCGACCGGATATATCGGAAAATGGCACCTTTCGGAGAAAGAACCCGTGCCTGCCGAAGACCGGGGCGGTTATGAGTATTGGCTGGCGGCCAATCTTCTCGAGTTTTCTTCGGACGCCTACAGCACCGTGTTATATGACAACGACGGCAAGGAAGTGAAGCTGCCCGGCTACCGGGTCGATGCCCAGACGGACGCGGCCATTCGTTATATCGATCGTAACCAAACCCATCCGTTCTTCCTGTTCCTGTCCTATTTGGAACCGCATCACCAGAACCATACGGACAACTACCCGGCTCCGGACGGCTATGAGGAGATGTACACCGACCGGTGGACCCCGCCGGATCTGAAAGCGCTGGGCGGCACCGCACCTCAGCACCTCGGCGGTTATTACGGAATGGTAAAGCGGCTGGACGAAGCGCTCGGACGGCTGATGGATGCGCTGAAAAGCTTGGATTTGACCCGAAAAACTATCGTTTTGTTCACATCGGATCATGGATGCCACTTTAAAACACGCAACGGGGAATACAAACGAAGTGCGCATGAGAGCTCGATCCGGATTCCTGCGGCGATTTATGGCCCGGGTTTTATGCAGGGAGGCCAGGTCCGGCAGCTGGTCAGCCTGCTGGACATCCCCCCCACGCTGCTTGACGCGGCCGGCATTCCCGTCCCTTCCGACATGCAGGGCCGTTCGGTTCTTCCTTTGGTAAGAAGAGAACCGGTCGAATGGCCGGAGGAGGTGCTGGTGCAGATCAGCGAATCCCAGGTGGGAAGAGCCATTCGAACCGGCCGCTGGAAATACGGTGTAACCGCTCCCGATCTCGACGGCTGGTCCGAATCGCATGCGGAGAGCTATGTGGAAGAACTGCTGTATGACTTACAGGCCGACCCTTATGAGTTAACCAATCTTGCCGGATGGGATTCCTACCGGAGCGTGGCCGATGAACTCCAGAGGAAGCTCATCTCCCGCATGGCCGAGGCCGGCGAGCCTGTACCTGAAATTGTCCCTGCACAGTCCAGGCCGGCTGGGAAACGGAGGGTTTCGATCGAAGAGCTGCGCCTAAAGCTGTGA
- a CDS encoding IclR family transcriptional regulator, whose amino-acid sequence MKETDERQERYTIQSIDKALDLMELLSERGSLSLIELTELLQQPKSSTYRIVLTLENRGFISRSDVDGKYCLGYKQLILTKNLLEQSNIRTAAFPEMKKLSDLYGDTINLGVLTEGAILYLEIIESMHALRMTDSVGSRSPFHATAMGKAIASHMSESAVDVLIRDYGLERYTDNTITTPERLCEELALIRKRGFAMDDQEIVEGARCLAAPIFGLHGHINGAISISGPMHRYTDEKVPEIAANVMAAAAVISRKLGAVPSSSPVPRS is encoded by the coding sequence ATGAAGGAAACAGACGAGAGGCAGGAACGATATACGATCCAATCGATTGATAAAGCGCTCGATTTGATGGAGCTGCTCTCTGAAAGAGGCTCACTCAGCTTGATTGAACTGACCGAGCTTTTGCAGCAGCCGAAATCGTCGACTTACCGCATTGTTCTCACGCTGGAAAATCGCGGATTTATAAGCCGCAGCGATGTGGACGGCAAATATTGCCTGGGCTATAAACAGCTGATTCTGACCAAAAATTTGCTCGAGCAAAGCAATATTCGGACGGCCGCCTTTCCCGAAATGAAGAAGCTCTCGGACTTGTATGGCGATACGATCAATTTAGGTGTTTTGACGGAAGGCGCGATTCTGTATCTTGAAATTATCGAAAGCATGCATGCTTTGCGAATGACGGATTCCGTCGGCTCCAGGTCCCCGTTCCATGCGACGGCGATGGGCAAGGCGATTGCGTCGCATATGAGCGAGTCGGCAGTCGATGTGTTAATCCGGGACTATGGACTAGAGCGTTATACGGACAATACCATTACAACCCCGGAGCGGCTCTGCGAGGAGCTTGCCTTAATCCGCAAAAGGGGCTTCGCCATGGATGATCAGGAGATTGTGGAAGGCGCGCGTTGTCTTGCGGCTCCCATCTTCGGGCTGCATGGACATATCAACGGAGCGATCAGCATTTCCGGTCCGATGCACCGTTATACCGACGAGAAGGTTCCCGAGATCGCGGCAAACGTTATGGCGGCCGCCGCCGTCATCTCCCGAAAGCTCGGCGCGGTTCCGTCTTCTTCGCCAGTGCCCCGCTCGTAA
- a CDS encoding iron-containing alcohol dehydrogenase has translation MGTHSKLTFAPLCYIGCGAVCRLSDEVNKHGAKRVLLIADPILVKLGTASRIAAQVEGPACSVDVFADVTPEPSLELGERLIEHTRSGKYDFVVGLGGGSALDLAKLAAVLSGNVGKAADYLNLSASRRIAHKGLPKVLIPTTSGTGSEVTNIAVLSLDHTKDVVVHDYLLADAAIVDPELTLTVPPRVTAATGMDALTHAVEAYLSVSATPATDALALHAVRLIGRSLRRAVQDGAYLPAREEMSQASFMAGLAFFNAGVAGVHALAYPLGGQFHLPHGEANAVLLPYVMRHIASSCRGRMTDLRHALDPGSVFQPDAEAPEPFVAQLHNLIKDIGLPERLEAWNIAERDLAGLADDACKQTRLLARSPMPLGRDDIYAIYKAACDGPAKE, from the coding sequence ATGGGAACCCATTCCAAGCTAACGTTCGCGCCGTTATGTTACATCGGCTGCGGAGCCGTATGCCGGTTAAGTGATGAAGTGAACAAACACGGCGCCAAACGCGTTCTGCTGATCGCCGATCCGATTCTCGTCAAGCTGGGGACGGCATCACGCATCGCCGCTCAAGTGGAGGGGCCGGCATGCAGCGTTGACGTGTTCGCGGACGTTACGCCGGAGCCGTCCCTGGAGCTTGGCGAGCGCTTGATCGAGCATACGCGCAGCGGAAAGTACGATTTCGTCGTCGGCTTGGGGGGAGGCAGCGCCCTTGATCTGGCTAAGCTGGCTGCCGTACTCTCCGGAAACGTTGGCAAGGCGGCCGACTATCTGAATTTGTCGGCAAGCCGCCGAATCGCCCATAAGGGACTTCCCAAGGTACTGATTCCGACAACGTCCGGTACCGGCTCGGAGGTGACGAACATTGCGGTATTGTCGCTTGACCATACAAAGGACGTCGTGGTGCACGATTATTTGCTGGCCGATGCGGCGATCGTCGATCCGGAGCTCACTTTGACGGTTCCACCGCGGGTAACCGCCGCCACGGGAATGGACGCGCTGACGCATGCGGTCGAGGCCTATTTGTCTGTGAGCGCCACACCTGCGACGGATGCGCTGGCTCTGCATGCCGTGCGGCTGATCGGCCGGTCCCTGCGGCGGGCGGTTCAAGACGGAGCGTACCTCCCGGCTCGGGAGGAGATGAGTCAGGCCAGCTTTATGGCGGGACTAGCTTTTTTCAACGCGGGGGTGGCGGGGGTACATGCGCTTGCTTATCCGCTCGGCGGACAGTTTCACCTTCCGCATGGCGAAGCCAATGCGGTGCTGTTGCCTTATGTGATGCGGCATATCGCTTCGTCCTGCAGAGGACGGATGACCGATCTACGGCACGCGCTCGACCCTGGCTCCGTGTTCCAGCCCGACGCGGAAGCACCGGAGCCATTCGTCGCACAGCTGCACAACCTGATTAAGGACATCGGTTTACCGGAGAGGCTGGAGGCCTGGAACATTGCGGAACGAGATCTTGCAGGGCTTGCGGATGACGCCTGCAAGCAGACGCGGCTCCTTGCACGAAGCCCGATGCCGCTGGGGCGGGACGACATTTACGCCATCTACAAAGCCGCCTGCGACGGACCCGCTAAGGAATAA